Proteins found in one Paenibacillus dendritiformis genomic segment:
- a CDS encoding AI-2E family transporter yields MIAFYRKYWRTAFDIGLLILTIYLIMYSFSYLYSIAKPIFLAFIVFMLIEPLAGFLHRRGVNKAIASALSVGLFILLILGAIFGLGFIVMKQAIELQQRMPKYIEVLQKEFANITAFLHQKYETLPEDVTTRLNEYVGTIAKKGSQIALDFLSWIINNISSFSAFTVNFGIAIILAYFLSIEIDTWRRAARTHTPKTFRHAYTFLKENVIKGIAAYLKAQLKLISITFGIIFISLLLLGVSNAFLIGLLSALFDLLPLLGVPVIFIPWIVYLFIAGNSWLAIWLTVVLGVTLITRQILDPKITGNTLGVSAFTMLSFMILSLSLFGVVGVVLSPILLILVKALYDQGYLNKWIRMPKEEFDASPFPEGPTGNDGTVRDTDNK; encoded by the coding sequence ATGATCGCGTTTTACCGCAAATATTGGAGAACGGCTTTTGACATTGGACTACTCATACTGACGATCTACCTTATCATGTATAGCTTCAGTTATCTGTACTCCATCGCCAAGCCTATTTTCCTTGCCTTCATTGTGTTCATGCTCATTGAACCGCTAGCCGGATTTCTCCATCGACGCGGCGTCAACAAGGCGATCGCTTCCGCCCTGTCGGTAGGGCTGTTTATTCTGCTTATTCTGGGCGCTATTTTTGGTCTTGGCTTCATTGTGATGAAGCAGGCCATAGAGCTTCAACAGAGAATGCCCAAATATATTGAAGTACTTCAGAAGGAATTTGCGAACATTACCGCGTTCCTTCATCAGAAATATGAGACGCTCCCTGAAGACGTGACCACGCGCCTGAATGAGTATGTCGGAACGATCGCGAAGAAAGGCTCGCAAATAGCGCTCGATTTTTTAAGCTGGATTATCAATAATATTTCCTCCTTCTCGGCGTTCACCGTCAATTTTGGCATCGCGATTATACTGGCTTACTTCCTCAGCATCGAGATCGATACGTGGAGAAGAGCCGCGCGCACTCATACGCCCAAAACATTTCGACATGCATATACGTTCCTGAAGGAAAATGTCATTAAAGGGATCGCCGCCTATTTGAAAGCGCAGCTGAAGCTGATCTCGATTACGTTCGGCATCATTTTCATCTCGCTGCTGCTCCTTGGCGTGAGCAATGCGTTTCTTATCGGCCTCTTGTCCGCTTTGTTCGATCTGCTGCCGCTGCTCGGCGTTCCGGTCATTTTTATTCCGTGGATCGTATACCTGTTCATCGCGGGGAATAGCTGGCTCGCCATTTGGCTCACCGTCGTTCTGGGCGTCACGCTGATTACTCGACAAATATTGGACCCGAAAATTACGGGCAATACGTTGGGCGTGTCTGCGTTTACGATGCTCTCCTTTATGATATTGTCTTTGTCGTTATTTGGTGTCGTGGGGGTCGTACTGTCGCCTATTCTTCTTATTTTGGTCAAGGCTCTCTATGATCAAGGGTATTTGAACAAATGGATTCGTATGCCAAAAGAAGAGTTCGATGCCTCCCCTTTCCCGGAAGGACCGACGGGGAATGACGGAACCGTGCGGGATACGGACAATAAATAA
- a CDS encoding peptidoglycan D,D-transpeptidase FtsI family protein — MEGHKKKISMAQLAGLLTLARGRIAAACILIAAVLGIYIMRLGWLQLIETHRPVQGGGHTLLQRSIIQRERGIVLDDGRGSILDRNGRPYTGAAVQAAVLFPVHRDSIPSEAVRTLALWFHTTERDVRARWESATEPLVWPSSRDGKLPHPLTPEQSRRLNASGWDGVRSLPITVRYPLGKDTPQWIGFVAQSAGEQGKAGMSGTSGMSGLERSFEPVLRSLGPTILVHYTDADQRPLYGLDIRIRRPDNPYYPLQLITTADREIEAAIGQAADEAGMKKGSVVVLDAATRDVVAMVSRPAADPNHVMPEQGAWNNRALKALPPGSVYKLFIAAAALEAQITDPQERFHCSGDYGKYGLSCWLKDGHGTLTLREALAESCNVVFAELAERMSAAELESYAKRSGMAATVGMSSSDGRGHNGLKHFDGEETSRIFAAGEDNGMIDGGERAQLGIGQRNVRLTPLAAANYVATLLQDGVPGEPRLVQEIRYANGLPFARFDAGTGSERVMKPQTARQVRHWMEDTVAYGTGQSLRQAAWRLAGKSGTAQADAYGSGRLHTWFVGYGPVEKPKYAVSVVFEDEPAGTSHRATALFGKVMDVLAAHENSGLPRRSTR, encoded by the coding sequence ATGGAGGGGCATAAAAAGAAAATCAGCATGGCCCAGCTTGCCGGGCTGCTTACGCTTGCCCGGGGGCGCATAGCGGCGGCATGCATCTTGATTGCGGCGGTGCTTGGCATCTATATTATGCGGCTCGGCTGGCTACAGCTTATCGAGACGCATCGTCCTGTCCAGGGGGGCGGGCATACGCTTCTGCAGCGTTCCATTATTCAGCGGGAACGAGGCATCGTGCTCGACGACGGCCGGGGGTCGATCCTGGATCGCAACGGCCGTCCCTATACGGGTGCGGCCGTGCAGGCCGCCGTCCTGTTCCCCGTTCATCGCGATTCGATACCATCCGAAGCGGTACGCACGCTTGCGCTCTGGTTCCATACGACGGAACGAGACGTGCGGGCGCGCTGGGAGAGCGCTACTGAACCGCTCGTATGGCCTTCGTCCCGCGACGGCAAGCTGCCCCATCCGCTTACGCCGGAGCAGTCCCGGCGGCTGAATGCTTCCGGCTGGGACGGGGTGCGCTCTCTTCCGATAACGGTCCGGTATCCGCTCGGCAAGGATACGCCGCAATGGATCGGATTTGTCGCGCAATCCGCCGGGGAGCAAGGCAAGGCGGGCATGTCCGGGACGAGCGGAATGTCAGGACTGGAGCGGTCGTTCGAGCCTGTGCTGCGGAGCCTCGGGCCGACGATACTCGTCCATTATACCGATGCGGATCAGCGTCCGCTGTATGGTCTCGATATCCGGATCCGCCGTCCGGACAATCCGTATTATCCGCTGCAGCTTATCACGACGGCGGATCGCGAGATCGAGGCTGCGATTGGGCAGGCCGCGGATGAAGCGGGCATGAAGAAGGGCTCTGTCGTCGTGCTCGATGCGGCGACGCGCGATGTCGTAGCGATGGTATCCCGCCCGGCCGCCGACCCGAATCATGTGATGCCCGAGCAGGGGGCCTGGAATAACCGTGCGCTCAAAGCGCTGCCCCCGGGCTCCGTGTATAAGCTGTTCATCGCTGCTGCCGCGCTCGAAGCTCAAATCACGGATCCGCAGGAACGATTCCATTGCAGCGGCGACTATGGCAAATACGGTCTATCCTGCTGGCTCAAGGACGGGCACGGAACGTTGACACTGCGTGAAGCGTTGGCGGAATCCTGCAATGTCGTCTTCGCCGAGCTTGCAGAACGGATGAGCGCCGCCGAGCTAGAGTCGTATGCCAAGCGGTCAGGGATGGCAGCCACTGTCGGCATGAGCTCCTCGGATGGCCGCGGGCATAACGGGTTGAAGCATTTTGATGGAGAAGAGACGAGCCGGATATTTGCAGCGGGAGAGGATAACGGGATGATTGACGGGGGAGAGCGGGCGCAGCTTGGCATCGGACAGCGCAATGTGCGTCTGACGCCGTTGGCGGCTGCCAATTATGTCGCCACTCTGCTTCAGGACGGAGTCCCAGGGGAGCCACGTCTCGTCCAGGAGATCCGTTATGCGAACGGGCTTCCTTTCGCCCGCTTCGATGCCGGAACAGGAAGCGAACGGGTGATGAAGCCGCAGACGGCGAGACAGGTGCGTCATTGGATGGAGGATACCGTCGCCTATGGGACGGGACAGTCGCTTCGCCAAGCGGCCTGGCGGCTGGCGGGCAAGAGCGGAACCGCACAGGCTGATGCTTACGGAAGCGGGCGGCTGCATACGTGGTTCGTCGGCTATGGCCCGGTGGAGAAGCCCAAATATGCGGTCAGCGTCGTCTTTGAGGATGAGCCTGCCGGGACGTCCCACCGGGCAACCGCCTTATTCGGCAAAGTGATGGATGTGCTCGCAGCGCATGAGAATTCCGGCTTGCCGCGCCGCAGCACGCGGTAA
- a CDS encoding peptidase U32 family protein, whose amino-acid sequence MTTEAKPAKWKGKRYRLDKPELLAPAGNLEKLKFAIHYGADAVYIGGQKYGLRSNADNFSFEEMREGVEFARKYGAKVFVATNIYAHNEDLEGIEDYLRQLERVGISAIIAADPIIIETAQRVTPGLEVHVSTQQSIANWQTVQFWKEEGAPRVVLARETSLEEIVEMKQHVDIEIEAFIHGAMCSSYSGRCVLSNHFTNRDSNRGGCCQSCRWKYDLFEDGRPDPDRVVTPEEAAGIPVLEQFRLGVNQLALADEEEHAFSMSSKDLCMIEHLPDLIDAGVDSFKIEGRMKSIHYVATVVNVYRQVIDAYMADPDNYELKQEWLDEIRKAANRPVNTGFFYDEPDHEDHIYEPEEKAAPYDFAGLVMDYDPATGMATIQQRNHFKPGTEVEFFGPNGTFFKQTIDKLWDTDGNELDAARHPLQLVRMKVNEPVRYFDMMRKKTAKA is encoded by the coding sequence ATGACAACCGAAGCGAAGCCTGCCAAATGGAAAGGCAAGCGGTATCGACTGGATAAGCCCGAATTGCTCGCTCCCGCCGGGAACCTGGAGAAACTGAAGTTCGCGATTCATTATGGCGCAGACGCCGTCTATATCGGCGGACAGAAGTACGGTCTGCGCTCGAATGCGGACAATTTCAGCTTCGAGGAAATGCGGGAAGGCGTAGAGTTCGCCCGGAAGTACGGAGCGAAAGTATTCGTGGCGACGAACATTTATGCTCATAATGAAGATCTGGAAGGCATTGAGGACTATTTGCGTCAACTGGAGCGGGTCGGCATCAGCGCCATCATTGCGGCGGATCCGATTATTATCGAGACGGCACAGCGCGTGACGCCAGGGCTCGAGGTGCATGTCAGCACCCAGCAATCGATCGCCAATTGGCAGACGGTCCAATTCTGGAAGGAGGAAGGCGCGCCGCGTGTCGTCCTGGCTCGGGAGACCAGCCTGGAAGAGATTGTAGAGATGAAGCAGCATGTCGACATCGAAATCGAGGCGTTCATCCACGGCGCAATGTGCTCCTCTTATTCGGGACGCTGCGTGCTGTCCAATCATTTCACGAACCGGGATTCGAACCGGGGCGGCTGCTGCCAATCCTGCCGATGGAAATATGATCTGTTCGAAGACGGGCGGCCGGATCCCGATCGGGTCGTCACTCCGGAGGAGGCTGCCGGCATTCCGGTGCTGGAACAATTCCGGCTTGGCGTGAATCAGCTCGCCCTTGCGGATGAGGAGGAGCATGCCTTCTCGATGAGCTCGAAGGATCTGTGCATGATTGAGCATCTGCCCGATCTGATCGATGCCGGCGTCGACAGCTTCAAAATTGAAGGCCGGATGAAGTCGATTCACTATGTGGCCACGGTCGTTAACGTGTATCGCCAAGTTATCGATGCCTATATGGCCGATCCGGACAATTATGAACTGAAGCAGGAATGGCTGGATGAGATTCGCAAGGCGGCGAACCGTCCCGTCAATACGGGCTTCTTCTATGACGAGCCGGATCATGAGGATCATATTTATGAACCGGAAGAGAAAGCGGCGCCGTATGACTTCGCCGGCCTGGTCATGGACTACGATCCGGCAACGGGCATGGCGACAATCCAGCAGCGGAACCACTTCAAGCCGGGAACGGAAGTCGAGTTCTTCGGCCCGAACGGCACCTTCTTCAAGCAGACGATCGATAAGCTGTGGGATACCGACGGCAACGAACTGGATGCCGCGCGACACCCGCTGCAGCTTGTACGAATGAAGGTCAACGAACCGGTTCGCTACTTCGATATGATGCGGAAAAAGACAGCAAAGGCTTAA
- a CDS encoding ABC transporter permease, whose translation MKQYALRRLLQLIPTIIGVSILLFAVFAMAPGNFIDSNPTLSKERAAELKAIHGLDKPLVERYFTWAENTLKGDLGLSLQHKQPVTTVLNRYMWNSFLIAAIVLVLSWAIAIVVGVFAAIKQHSFFDGMVTLVVFALMSLPSFFVGLYAIKVFAVDLAWAPVGGMYTSGSNATGFARFWDLLQHLALPVAVLTALSVGSLTRYFRTSMLDVIRQDFIRTARAKGLKERTVIFKHALRNALLPAITLLGIELPGLFSGAIITEKIFNWPGIGRINLDAISARDYFLLMGFTMFLALLTMLGNFLADLLYRVADPRVRMK comes from the coding sequence ATGAAACAATACGCCTTGCGGCGGCTGTTGCAGCTGATTCCGACCATTATCGGCGTGTCGATTCTGCTGTTCGCGGTCTTCGCGATGGCGCCGGGGAACTTCATCGATTCCAACCCGACGCTGTCGAAGGAGCGCGCAGCCGAGCTCAAAGCGATCCATGGCTTGGATAAGCCGCTCGTTGAACGTTATTTCACTTGGGCTGAAAATACGCTCAAAGGTGATCTCGGATTGTCATTGCAGCACAAACAGCCAGTCACCACGGTCCTTAACCGTTATATGTGGAACTCCTTTTTGATTGCCGCTATCGTGCTTGTGCTCAGTTGGGCCATTGCGATTGTAGTCGGCGTTTTTGCCGCGATCAAGCAGCATTCTTTCTTTGACGGCATGGTTACGCTGGTCGTCTTTGCGCTGATGTCGCTTCCGTCGTTCTTTGTCGGGTTATATGCCATCAAAGTGTTTGCCGTCGATTTGGCATGGGCGCCGGTCGGCGGGATGTACACGTCAGGCAGCAATGCGACAGGATTCGCGCGCTTCTGGGATCTGCTGCAGCACTTAGCGTTGCCTGTTGCCGTGCTGACGGCATTGAGCGTCGGCAGCTTGACCCGTTATTTCCGGACGAGCATGCTGGACGTTATCCGTCAGGACTTCATTCGGACAGCCCGCGCCAAAGGGCTGAAAGAACGCACCGTCATCTTCAAGCACGCGCTGCGGAACGCTCTGCTTCCTGCAATTACGCTGCTTGGGATCGAATTGCCAGGATTGTTCTCCGGCGCCATTATTACGGAGAAAATCTTCAACTGGCCTGGTATCGGCCGCATTAACTTGGACGCAATCAGTGCCCGTGACTACTTCCTGTTGATGGGCTTCACGATGTTCCTGGCTCTGCTGACGATGCTGGGGAATTTCTTAGCAGATTTACTTTACAGAGTCGCCGACCCTCGTGTCCGGATGAAGTAG
- a CDS encoding polysaccharide deacetylase family protein: MEIILLWCFYILTFYAFLPGIISRLFGFRVFQKGRSDSKLALTFDDGPDPEYTPQLLDLLKKYNAKATFFVVGIHAEKHPELLKRMSDEGHLIGIHNYVHKSNWLMRPKTVKQQIRKTSDIIMSATGQRSHYYRPPWGIVNLFDYGNLGHLQIILWSGMFNDWRKKVGEERLFRRMMKRCRGGEVLLLHDCGHTLGADEEAPGIMLRALERFLKEAAERELSCVRVDELIKETEKEKISKPSWLKRSIISGWLLYEKAFHVLYGLQTTNRQDPVFHFRVRPYHGQTLQLDDGIELKRDDEILELHFDNKRLYEIGRRSRSPVQLAIQMIRAVEKSLPELADYIMDHPELKANVKALYGVSMIHRGPEQFGFTVRELPRGLFSWCTRRYLRLLMSVIHPQGKMRLREHSEQMVPKVMVMSVQTLLTRYGKSRKPVMEPQPMIILDKGMEKATHYL, from the coding sequence ATGGAAATCATTTTATTATGGTGCTTTTACATCCTGACGTTTTATGCGTTTCTACCAGGTATCATCAGCCGATTATTCGGTTTCCGCGTGTTCCAAAAAGGCAGATCGGATTCGAAGCTGGCGCTGACGTTCGATGACGGGCCAGATCCGGAATATACGCCGCAGCTGCTGGATCTATTGAAGAAATACAACGCCAAGGCAACCTTCTTTGTCGTTGGCATCCATGCGGAGAAGCACCCCGAATTGCTGAAGCGAATGAGCGATGAGGGGCATTTGATCGGCATCCACAACTACGTCCATAAATCCAACTGGCTGATGCGTCCGAAAACGGTGAAACAACAAATTCGCAAAACGTCGGATATTATTATGTCCGCTACCGGACAACGCTCACACTATTATCGTCCTCCGTGGGGGATTGTTAATTTATTTGATTATGGCAATCTCGGTCATCTTCAAATTATTCTCTGGTCCGGCATGTTCAACGATTGGCGGAAGAAGGTCGGCGAGGAACGGCTGTTCCGGCGCATGATGAAGCGGTGCCGGGGCGGAGAGGTTCTGCTCCTGCATGACTGTGGCCATACGCTTGGCGCCGACGAGGAAGCTCCGGGCATCATGCTGAGGGCATTGGAACGGTTTTTGAAGGAAGCGGCGGAGCGCGAGCTGTCCTGCGTTCGCGTAGATGAGCTGATCAAGGAGACCGAGAAGGAGAAGATCAGCAAACCTTCCTGGTTGAAGCGCAGCATTATTAGCGGCTGGCTTCTATATGAGAAGGCGTTCCATGTGCTCTATGGCCTCCAGACGACCAATCGGCAAGATCCCGTGTTTCATTTCCGGGTCCGCCCGTATCATGGGCAGACGCTTCAATTGGATGACGGCATCGAATTGAAGCGGGACGATGAGATACTGGAGCTTCATTTCGATAACAAGCGGCTGTACGAGATTGGCCGGCGTTCGCGGTCGCCCGTCCAGCTTGCAATACAGATGATACGCGCCGTAGAGAAATCGCTGCCGGAGCTTGCGGATTATATTATGGATCATCCGGAGCTGAAGGCGAACGTGAAGGCGTTGTACGGCGTAAGCATGATCCATCGGGGGCCGGAGCAATTCGGGTTCACCGTGCGGGAATTGCCGCGAGGCCTATTTTCCTGGTGTACGCGCCGATATTTGCGCCTGCTGATGAGCGTCATTCATCCTCAAGGGAAGATGAGACTGAGAGAACACTCGGAACAGATGGTTCCCAAAGTGATGGTCATGTCCGTCCAGACACTGCTTACCCGCTATGGCAAATCACGCAAGCCGGTGATGGAGCCGCAGCCGATGATCATCTTAGATAAAGGAATGGAAAAAGCGACGCACTATTTGTAA
- a CDS encoding methyl-accepting chemotaxis protein, whose product MGTRLRGSEPHHAREQRASVTRHSFHPLRSVGMKLFLVFFASIALLVGSVGLFSFFQARNIIQSQIAQAQEQTLIQVGEKLDLFFTNYAELSTQILFNQDIQAAFLEAALQREGNEYEKLQNRVRVENHLKSYVIGNPTLHGIYLLPVNEKEPSFTSGASAEELKELRQASWFTQAQEQPGEVLWLPTKATGVSGASPDAAFGLARSVKNTYTGKTQYVVLVEIYLSGIQQQIHWKTEEGAFAQIVDGEGKLVFTEQTEAVSQPPRIRLAAEPDTVSGRGRASDVNGSELLGAYYRSPVTDWTLNGFTPSSVLLQDTITIRNISWAAIAISLGVALLIGWYVIRSIGYPLERLSHLMEEGARGRLGLQMKHRSQDDIGRVAASFNAMMGRIGELVGRTEESAQAVLATAGKLTEASRATSQSAEEIALATEEIAHGSTMLAVEAERGNEWTGRTSAQMLHVIDLNVEMYSAATEVEAAGQRGSAFMEELGRKTGLTERRIHALVGKVDALKRGSGAIRNILDLLTQIAKQTNILSLNAAIEAARAGSAGRGFLVVADEIRSLADESARAIEHVRDRTEAIEREMSETIEMLSGIRPVFEEQLAAVHGADSLFQEVQQNMGLFMAKLDQATEAVNELDETQRMLTEAMTNVGAVAEESAATTEEVASLSGEQKSVSEQLVSLSQELESVSKDLMERLAQFQLK is encoded by the coding sequence ATGGGTACACGATTACGCGGATCCGAACCGCATCATGCTAGGGAACAACGCGCTTCTGTTACTAGACATTCTTTCCATCCGCTTCGTTCGGTCGGGATGAAGCTGTTTCTTGTCTTTTTCGCAAGCATTGCGCTTCTTGTTGGTTCGGTGGGACTGTTTTCGTTTTTTCAGGCACGGAATATCATTCAAAGCCAAATCGCCCAAGCACAGGAACAGACGTTGATTCAAGTGGGGGAGAAGCTGGATTTGTTTTTCACCAACTACGCCGAATTATCTACCCAGATTCTGTTCAACCAAGATATACAGGCCGCTTTTTTGGAAGCGGCGCTGCAGCGCGAGGGCAATGAATATGAGAAGCTGCAAAATCGGGTTCGGGTCGAGAACCACTTGAAATCCTATGTGATCGGCAATCCGACTCTGCACGGTATCTACTTGCTTCCCGTGAATGAGAAGGAGCCTTCCTTCACATCCGGGGCATCGGCGGAAGAGCTCAAGGAGCTGCGCCAGGCGAGCTGGTTCACACAGGCGCAGGAACAGCCAGGGGAGGTACTATGGCTGCCTACGAAGGCGACCGGAGTCTCCGGCGCCAGTCCGGATGCGGCGTTCGGGCTCGCCCGTTCCGTCAAAAATACATACACGGGAAAAACGCAATATGTTGTCTTGGTGGAAATCTATCTATCGGGGATACAGCAGCAGATCCACTGGAAGACAGAGGAGGGCGCCTTCGCCCAGATCGTAGATGGCGAAGGCAAGCTGGTCTTCACGGAGCAGACGGAAGCCGTTAGCCAACCGCCGCGCATCCGACTTGCTGCCGAGCCGGACACGGTTAGCGGGCGAGGACGGGCCTCGGATGTGAACGGCAGCGAGCTTCTTGGCGCTTATTACCGTTCCCCGGTGACCGATTGGACATTGAACGGCTTCACGCCGTCCAGCGTCTTGCTTCAGGATACGATCACGATCCGGAATATTTCGTGGGCGGCGATCGCCATCTCGCTTGGCGTAGCGCTGCTTATCGGCTGGTATGTCATCCGAAGCATCGGCTACCCGCTTGAACGGCTGAGCCACCTGATGGAGGAGGGAGCGAGGGGCCGGCTCGGCCTGCAGATGAAGCACCGCTCCCAGGATGATATCGGGCGGGTTGCGGCCAGCTTCAATGCGATGATGGGCCGGATCGGCGAATTGGTCGGACGGACGGAGGAATCCGCCCAGGCCGTGCTGGCGACGGCAGGGAAGCTGACGGAGGCATCCCGCGCGACCTCTCAGTCCGCCGAGGAGATTGCGCTGGCTACGGAAGAGATTGCGCACGGTTCGACGATGCTGGCTGTCGAAGCGGAGCGGGGCAATGAGTGGACCGGCCGCACGTCGGCGCAAATGCTGCATGTCATCGATCTGAACGTGGAAATGTACAGTGCGGCCACGGAAGTGGAGGCGGCCGGACAGCGCGGCTCCGCTTTTATGGAAGAGCTTGGGCGCAAAACCGGACTGACCGAGAGACGCATTCACGCCCTTGTCGGCAAGGTTGATGCACTGAAGAGGGGGTCAGGGGCGATTCGCAATATTCTTGACCTGCTGACGCAGATTGCGAAGCAGACGAATATTTTATCGTTGAACGCCGCGATCGAGGCGGCACGCGCAGGTTCAGCGGGACGCGGATTCCTTGTCGTCGCGGATGAGATCCGCAGTCTGGCGGATGAGTCGGCGCGCGCGATTGAGCATGTCAGGGACAGAACGGAAGCGATCGAACGGGAAATGTCGGAGACGATCGAGATGCTAAGCGGGATCCGGCCGGTGTTCGAGGAGCAGCTCGCTGCCGTGCATGGAGCCGATTCGCTCTTCCAGGAAGTTCAGCAGAATATGGGCCTGTTCATGGCGAAGCTGGATCAGGCGACGGAAGCGGTCAACGAGCTGGATGAGACGCAGCGCATGCTGACGGAAGCGATGACGAATGTCGGGGCGGTGGCCGAAGAGTCGGCAGCGACAACGGAAGAAGTCGCTTCCTTGAGCGGGGAGCAAAAGTCGGTCTCCGAACAGCTAGTGTCGTTGTCGCAAGAGCTGGAATCCGTCTCGAAGGATCTGATGGAGCGGCTTGCTCAATTTCAACTCAAATAA
- a CDS encoding ABC transporter substrate-binding protein produces MKKRFSIIMCLLLSLTLVLSACGGSDSGNGDSAGQANQESSNNGGADNGTDGELVSDGLIPATDKSNSPATATNRTDTAIIGITAPSGIFNPIFAESAYDVFVTESLFNGLLQINKDGTYSTDLAEDYTISDDKLTYTFKLKDGLKFSDGSALTAEDVAFTLTLLHDKSYDGPSDIIKDAAIKGGQEYKDGKATSIEGIKVIDPKTIEVTTLKPRALALGAIGDTRIMSKAYYGKDYKQGDLSYMKDLFTKPLGNGAYKLDKFVPGQEAVLSANENFHLGAPKIPHLIYKFTTDETNVQLLQTGETDMDMVTVSKDQVEQLQELGFLDINLFRTNGYGYIAFNHNKEMFKDKRVRQALAYGLDRQQIVDAVYQGYAEVIDIPQSKDSWSYTDEVTKYDFNLEKAKQLLDEAGWTVGADGIREKDGQKFKITFTASSPNPVNDAIIPVAQANWKELGIELTAEQMDFNAVVEKRKKGDFDMMFLAWSLTPDPQSSENVFKTGGSQNDIGYSNPKLDELFEKSGSEVDVEKRKPIFKEIYQELNEDLPYIYLYQRRDMWATNARIQGFDMSPYRKFTTDLSTIQIQ; encoded by the coding sequence GTGAAGAAAAGATTCAGCATCATCATGTGCCTGCTCCTGTCCTTGACGCTCGTGCTGTCCGCTTGCGGCGGAAGCGATAGCGGCAACGGCGATTCCGCAGGACAAGCTAATCAAGAGTCATCCAACAATGGCGGCGCAGATAACGGTACAGACGGCGAGTTGGTCTCTGACGGCTTGATTCCGGCAACGGACAAGAGCAATTCTCCAGCAACGGCTACAAACCGGACAGATACGGCTATCATTGGTATCACGGCACCTAGCGGTATCTTCAATCCGATCTTTGCTGAATCTGCATACGATGTATTCGTGACAGAATCTTTGTTCAACGGCTTGCTTCAAATTAACAAAGACGGTACTTATTCCACAGACTTGGCGGAGGATTACACCATCTCCGACGATAAGCTTACTTACACATTCAAGCTGAAGGACGGCTTGAAGTTCAGCGACGGTTCCGCATTGACGGCGGAAGACGTGGCATTTACATTGACCCTGCTGCATGACAAGTCTTACGACGGACCAAGCGACATCATCAAAGACGCAGCGATCAAGGGCGGCCAAGAATACAAAGACGGCAAAGCGACTTCCATCGAGGGCATCAAGGTCATCGATCCGAAAACAATCGAAGTCACTACGCTGAAGCCGCGCGCGCTCGCGCTGGGCGCTATCGGTGACACACGCATCATGTCCAAGGCATATTATGGCAAGGACTACAAGCAAGGCGACCTGTCTTATATGAAAGACTTGTTCACGAAGCCGCTCGGCAACGGCGCTTACAAGCTGGACAAGTTCGTTCCGGGACAGGAAGCGGTATTGTCCGCGAACGAGAACTTCCATCTCGGCGCGCCGAAGATTCCGCACCTGATCTACAAATTTACTACGGATGAGACGAACGTGCAGTTGCTGCAAACCGGTGAAACCGATATGGACATGGTTACCGTATCGAAAGACCAAGTAGAACAGCTGCAGGAGCTGGGCTTCCTGGACATCAACCTGTTCCGCACGAACGGTTACGGCTATATCGCCTTCAACCATAACAAAGAAATGTTCAAAGACAAGCGCGTTCGCCAGGCATTGGCTTACGGCCTGGATCGCCAGCAAATCGTAGACGCGGTATACCAAGGCTATGCGGAGGTTATCGACATTCCGCAATCGAAGGACTCCTGGTCTTACACGGATGAAGTAACGAAGTACGATTTCAATCTGGAAAAAGCGAAGCAGCTTCTCGATGAAGCGGGCTGGACGGTAGGAGCCGACGGTATCCGCGAGAAGGACGGACAGAAGTTCAAGATTACGTTCACCGCTTCTTCTCCGAATCCGGTCAACGACGCGATCATTCCGGTCGCTCAAGCGAACTGGAAAGAGCTCGGCATCGAGCTTACCGCCGAGCAAATGGACTTCAATGCCGTTGTCGAAAAACGTAAAAAAGGCGACTTCGACATGATGTTCCTGGCTTGGTCCTTGACTCCGGATCCGCAATCGAGCGAGAATGTGTTCAAGACGGGCGGTTCCCAGAACGACATCGGATATTCGAATCCGAAGCTGGACGAGCTGTTCGAAAAGTCCGGCAGCGAAGTCGACGTAGAGAAGCGCAAGCCAATCTTCAAAGAAATCTACCAAGAGCTGAATGAAGACTTGCCTTACATCTACCTGTATCAACGCCGCGACATGTGGGCAACGAACGCGCGGATTCAAGGCTTCGATATGTCGCCATACCGCAAGTTTACGACAGATTTGAGCACTATCCAAATTCAATAA